One stretch of Campylobacter sp. CCS1377 DNA includes these proteins:
- the rplU gene encoding 50S ribosomal protein L21 codes for MYAIIKHSGKQYKVSVGDELKLDHFEAESKASIEVSEVLAINDKELKVGAPFVAGAKVVLEVINHGKDKKVVIYKKRRRKDSKLKRGFRRQFTRVVVKEIKA; via the coding sequence ATGTATGCTATTATTAAACACAGCGGAAAGCAATACAAAGTAAGTGTTGGCGACGAGCTAAAACTAGATCACTTTGAAGCTGAAAGCAAAGCAAGCATTGAAGTAAGTGAAGTTCTTGCTATCAATGATAAAGAATTAAAGGTAGGTGCACCTTTCGTAGCAGGTGCAAAGGTTGTTTTGGAAGTGATTAATCACGGAAAAGATAAAAAAGTAGTGATTTACAAAAAAAGACGCAGAAAAGATTCTAAGCTTAAACGCGGTTTTAGAAGACAATTTACTCGCGTTGTAGTAAAAGAAATTAAAGCTTAA
- the rpmA gene encoding 50S ribosomal protein L27 → MAHKKGQGSTQNNRDSIGRRLGVKKFGGEFVRAGNIIIRQRGTATHAGNNVGMGKDHTIFALIDGFVKFERKDKDRKKVSVYPA, encoded by the coding sequence ATGGCACACAAGAAAGGTCAAGGATCCACTCAAAATAACCGCGATTCTATAGGTCGTCGTTTAGGTGTTAAAAAATTTGGCGGTGAGTTTGTAAGAGCCGGAAATATCATCATTCGTCAAAGAGGAACTGCAACTCACGCAGGAAATAATGTAGGCATGGGAAAAGATCATACAATTTTTGCTTTAATTGATGGTTTTGTAAAATTCGAAAGAAAAGACAAAGATAGAAAAAAAGTTTCTGTATATCCTGCATAA
- a CDS encoding DUF2059 domain-containing protein, whose amino-acid sequence MLRFLLIVSIFLSFVYAKSYEEVFDEYYTLSGGRAMLEKNIDETTISQMLDSMIAQENWQLDEVQKQKVKNILQKYIKQVVEDVNKEIVEIHKKYFTQKDLEDLNKFYKTSIGKKSAKNAVLMQDDLQNLTVKIMTKYIFNMQEDLSRELGNLNQE is encoded by the coding sequence ATGTTAAGGTTTTTATTAATAGTAAGTATATTTTTAAGTTTTGTTTATGCTAAAAGTTATGAAGAAGTTTTTGACGAGTATTATACTCTTTCAGGTGGCAGAGCAATGCTTGAAAAAAACATTGATGAGACTACTATTTCTCAAATGCTTGATTCTATGATTGCACAAGAAAATTGGCAACTTGATGAGGTTCAAAAGCAAAAAGTTAAAAATATACTTCAAAAATACATCAAACAAGTAGTTGAGGATGTAAACAAGGAAATAGTAGAAATTCATAAAAAATATTTTACCCAAAAAGATTTAGAAGATCTTAATAAATTTTATAAAACCTCTATAGGTAAAAAAAGTGCTAAAAATGCAGTATTAATGCAAGATGACTTGCAAAATTTAACTGTAAAAATTATGACAAAATATATTTTTAATATGCAAGAAGATCTTTCACGAGAATTGGGTAATTTGAATCAAGAATAA
- the obgE gene encoding GTPase ObgE codes for MFIDSVKITLASGDGGKGAVSFRREKHVPLGGPDGGDGGNGGDIIFVCDNNTHTLVNFKGKRELRAQNGAGGMGRNKNGKKGENLELIVPEGTQVIDAQTNEILLDLTKEGQRELFLKGGKGGLGNTHFKHATNQRPDYAQPGIKGESRLVRLELKLIADVGLVGFPNVGKSTLISVVSNAKPEIANYEFTTLTPKLGLVDVDEYNSFVMADIPGIIEGASGGKGLGLAFLKHIERTSFLLFVLDPMREMPLKEQFIVLRNELEEFSSELFGRKFGIMISKSDSVNFGEDFAEQIAQNIANLEDYLKSIDNPQSFLIKVSSLEKTGLKELKFMLLEEIKKLREKNGK; via the coding sequence ATGTTTATTGATAGTGTTAAAATTACTTTAGCTTCAGGGGATGGCGGAAAGGGTGCAGTGAGTTTTCGCCGTGAAAAACATGTCCCGCTTGGCGGTCCTGATGGAGGGGACGGCGGAAATGGTGGCGATATTATTTTTGTTTGCGATAACAACACTCATACTTTAGTGAATTTTAAAGGCAAAAGAGAACTTCGCGCACAAAATGGTGCAGGCGGTATGGGACGCAATAAAAATGGTAAAAAAGGCGAAAATTTAGAACTTATCGTGCCTGAAGGCACGCAAGTTATTGACGCGCAGACTAATGAAATTTTACTTGATTTGACTAAAGAAGGACAAAGAGAGCTTTTTTTAAAAGGTGGCAAAGGCGGACTTGGAAATACGCATTTTAAACACGCGACCAACCAACGCCCTGATTACGCACAACCTGGTATAAAAGGAGAAAGTCGCCTAGTAAGACTTGAGCTTAAACTCATTGCCGATGTAGGCCTTGTGGGCTTTCCAAATGTAGGAAAATCTACTCTTATAAGTGTTGTTTCAAATGCAAAGCCTGAAATTGCAAATTATGAATTCACCACACTTACACCAAAACTTGGACTTGTAGATGTGGATGAATATAATTCTTTTGTAATGGCGGATATCCCAGGGATTATTGAAGGCGCAAGTGGTGGCAAGGGCTTAGGGCTTGCATTTTTAAAACATATCGAACGCACGAGTTTTTTACTTTTTGTGCTAGATCCTATGAGAGAAATGCCTTTAAAAGAGCAATTTATAGTGCTAAGAAATGAGCTTGAGGAATTTTCAAGCGAGCTTTTTGGGCGTAAATTTGGCATAATGATTTCAAAAAGTGATAGTGTGAATTTTGGCGAAGATTTTGCAGAGCAGATTGCTCAAAATATAGCGAATTTGGAAGATTATTTAAAAAGCATTGACAACCCACAAAGTTTTTTGATTAAGGTATCAAGTCTTGAAAAAACCGGACTTAAAGAGCTTAAATTTATGCTTTTAGAAGAGATTAAAAAATTAAGAGAAAAAAATGGAAAATGA
- a CDS encoding competence protein TfoX, protein MASSEDFKDFVLEQLRLCESKSVFSARKMFGEYCVYIDTKPAFLICDDVLYIKQFPFLKELLKDNDLGTPFPKAKQWYILDIEDIEILKKVIEKFASKM, encoded by the coding sequence ATGGCAAGTAGTGAAGATTTCAAAGATTTTGTTTTAGAGCAACTTAGACTTTGTGAAAGTAAAAGTGTTTTTAGTGCGAGAAAAATGTTTGGCGAGTATTGCGTTTATATCGATACAAAACCTGCATTTTTGATTTGCGATGATGTTTTGTATATCAAACAATTTCCTTTTTTAAAAGAGCTTTTAAAAGATAATGATTTAGGTACTCCTTTTCCAAAAGCCAAACAATGGTATATTTTAGATATTGAAGATATTGAAATTTTAAAAAAGGTAATTGAAAAATTTGCAAGCAAAATGTAG
- a CDS encoding DUF6194 family protein gives MVYKFTHKEHSFFYNPDRVLKNGVYFCTIKENDGINDKTSNLNREGVFRLSCSIYEQDYQKLFGQKPKKALKGEVVNLNYDFSMLDFIMPHLIYAYMGYICINNPSRKNFEIFKGYLGLSCQKVIKTYQKKDKK, from the coding sequence TTGGTATATAAATTTACCCATAAAGAACATAGCTTTTTTTATAATCCCGATAGGGTTTTAAAAAACGGAGTTTATTTTTGTACTATTAAAGAAAATGATGGCATAAATGATAAAACTTCGAATTTAAATAGAGAAGGCGTGTTTCGTCTAAGTTGCTCTATTTATGAACAAGATTACCAAAAACTTTTTGGTCAAAAACCTAAAAAAGCTTTAAAGGGTGAGGTTGTTAATTTAAATTATGATTTTTCTATGCTTGATTTTATCATGCCTCATCTAATTTATGCTTATATGGGATATATTTGTATCAATAACCCTTCTAGAAAAAATTTTGAAATTTTCAAAGGTTATCTTGGGCTTTCATGTCAAAAAGTTATAAAAACTTATCAAAAAAAGGATAAAAAATAA
- a CDS encoding stomatin-like protein, translated as MFEIDLSYLWVVILLLLIAVFLKMSIKIVSQSDIMIIERLGKFNKEISGGFHVIIPFLDIPRAVITIREQLINIERQQVITKDNVNITVDGIVYLKVTNGKMALYNVEDYKKAISNLAMTTLRGEIGGMNLDDTLSSRDRLNGALQIALGGAADNWGVKIMRVEISEISVPLGIEEAMNLQMKAEREKRAIELNAEAKKVAMIRNAEAQKQEQVLIAEAIERMADAKRYEQIAIAQGQKEAMENINKAMQESPLAAEFLLAKDRVEAFNEFAKSASKDKILVPYESADLIGAISILKDFIGRKNA; from the coding sequence ATGTTTGAGATTGATTTGTCTTATCTTTGGGTAGTGATTTTATTACTTTTAATTGCCGTTTTCTTAAAAATGAGTATAAAAATAGTTTCACAAAGCGATATTATGATTATCGAGCGTTTGGGTAAATTTAATAAAGAAATTAGCGGTGGTTTTCATGTAATTATCCCATTTTTAGATATTCCGCGTGCGGTGATTACTATCCGTGAGCAACTCATTAATATAGAAAGACAGCAAGTTATCACAAAAGATAATGTTAATATTACAGTTGATGGTATCGTATATCTTAAAGTAACGAATGGAAAAATGGCACTTTATAATGTAGAAGATTATAAAAAAGCAATTTCAAATCTCGCAATGACAACCTTGCGTGGAGAAATTGGCGGAATGAATCTTGATGATACTCTAAGCAGTCGTGATAGACTTAATGGAGCTTTGCAAATCGCACTAGGCGGTGCAGCAGATAATTGGGGTGTGAAAATTATGCGTGTTGAAATTTCAGAAATTTCTGTTCCTTTGGGTATAGAAGAAGCCATGAATTTACAAATGAAAGCCGAACGCGAAAAAAGAGCGATCGAGCTCAATGCTGAAGCTAAAAAAGTAGCTATGATACGCAATGCAGAAGCGCAAAAACAAGAGCAAGTTTTGATTGCAGAAGCCATTGAAAGAATGGCAGATGCGAAGCGTTACGAGCAAATTGCAATCGCACAAGGACAAAAAGAAGCGATGGAAAATATCAATAAAGCTATGCAAGAAAGCCCATTAGCGGCAGAATTTTTGCTTGCAAAAGATAGGGTTGAAGCTTTTAATGAATTTGCAAAAAGCGCTTCAAAAGATAAGATTTTAGTGCCTTATGAAAGTGCTGATTTAATAGGTGCTATAAGCATACTTAAGGATTTTATAGGCAGAAAAAATGCTTAA
- a CDS encoding nodulation protein NfeD, translated as MLNAYLLLIIAFILAIIELSIGSFYVIFFALGFLIVGLLSLFVPLNLVWQILLIVFISLISLFVFKKFFKKTKKEESLKDNFLDESGEGVIQNGLIYYKGALWQSDQIKGLKNGDKVFVKGVKDNQIQITRD; from the coding sequence ATGCTTAATGCTTATTTACTTTTAATCATAGCTTTTATACTTGCTATTATCGAGCTTTCAATTGGTAGCTTTTATGTGATATTTTTTGCTTTGGGCTTTTTGATTGTAGGGCTTTTAAGTCTTTTTGTCCCACTGAATTTGGTATGGCAAATTTTACTCATTGTTTTTATTTCTCTTATTTCTTTATTTGTTTTTAAAAAATTTTTCAAAAAAACTAAAAAAGAAGAAAGTTTAAAAGATAATTTTTTAGATGAAAGCGGCGAAGGCGTCATTCAAAATGGATTAATTTATTATAAAGGTGCACTTTGGCAAAGTGATCAAATCAAGGGTTTAAAAAATGGAGATAAGGTCTTTGTCAAAGGGGTAAAAGACAATCAAATTCAAATCACAAGAGATTAA
- the proB gene encoding glutamate 5-kinase, translating into MQRIVIKVGSHVISEENVLSFERLGNLVEFLDQLMQKYEVILVTSAAISAGHTKLDIDRKNLINKQVLAAIGQPFLISVYNEFLTKFGKLGGQILLTGKDFDSRKATKHAKNAIDAMINLGVLPIINENDATAIEEIVFGDNDSLSAYATHYFGADLLVILSDIDGFYDKNPSEFSDAKRLEKIDFIKEEWLKMGVKTGSEHGTGGIVTKLKAAKFLLENDKKMFLASGFDLSVAKAFLLENKQVGGTLFE; encoded by the coding sequence ATGCAAAGAATAGTTATAAAAGTGGGTTCGCATGTCATTAGCGAAGAAAATGTTTTGAGCTTTGAAAGATTGGGGAATTTAGTAGAATTTTTGGATCAGCTGATGCAAAAATATGAAGTGATTTTAGTCACTTCAGCTGCCATTTCAGCAGGACACACAAAGCTTGATATTGATAGAAAAAATTTAATCAATAAACAAGTTTTGGCCGCAATCGGACAGCCATTTTTAATCAGTGTTTATAATGAATTTTTAACTAAATTTGGCAAACTAGGCGGACAAATTTTACTTACAGGAAAAGATTTTGACTCAAGAAAGGCAACCAAACACGCTAAAAATGCCATTGATGCGATGATAAATTTAGGCGTTTTGCCTATCATCAATGAAAATGATGCCACAGCGATTGAAGAAATCGTTTTTGGAGATAATGACAGTTTAAGTGCTTACGCGACGCATTATTTTGGAGCTGATTTGCTTGTGATTTTAAGCGATATTGATGGTTTTTATGATAAAAATCCTAGCGAATTTAGCGATGCAAAGCGTTTAGAAAAGATTGATTTTATAAAAGAAGAATGGCTTAAAATGGGCGTTAAAACGGGTAGCGAACACGGAACCGGTGGCATAGTTACCAAGCTAAAAGCGGCTAAATTTTTATTGGAAAATGATAAAAAAATGTTCTTAGCAAGTGGCTTTGATCTAAGCGTGGCTAAGGCATTTTTGCTAGAAAATAAACAAGTGGGCGGGACTTTGTTTGAGTGA
- a CDS encoding DUF4365 domain-containing protein, whose translation MSDYKLPREAKAHQIGRNGERIFSYSIPLGWIETKISPDNGLDYLIQYEKDDKPICSFFVQLKSTMNEFNDNEIFVELKTSTINFCCNCGIFMVVACDLVKEKCYYEFLDVLLKNKGKLSKKYNRFVISRKNEITKNLDIFYELEKRRAIQTVSSLNENKNNSFFNQVIEAKVNEDKFTHLKNNVYISAYIPYKHRLDLSMLVMFNIDGLDKNMFTPSKDYILEVFFSGYKADLDKRKWIAFQDSNDKEKYMATIGFNSFFLSKKTCEEFANGLDKLFDAYFDRMQTLENNLKACFYPKFHKYKNAYKLIKIDKNLWEKMILFIKDNENKKAKIRYYLVGNNIRVDFQNKEKNVHGNLIISPEIYRDDVILIWNSLYWEFDRFTSLDLEKSLLNVEDAHKWLFDEFIPLVIYDYERKKDEERFLYKIFNFIKINKTLAFHDFIKNFKIREYIKSDYKQNDMEFLLTRCESLQSYCKNHNDILFNNEAFVSLYEGLLILIQNCSELDIYYIYGNLGNIGFCGERNRENLIMGIKNYLKNNSKFESNCNVVDLILRNYVALIRDNKQALEFNITSKLIVKLQNIIKISQMIDLKFN comes from the coding sequence TTGAGTGATTATAAATTGCCTAGAGAAGCTAAGGCTCATCAAATAGGAAGAAATGGCGAGAGAATTTTTAGCTATTCTATTCCATTGGGTTGGATAGAAACTAAAATTTCTCCAGATAATGGTCTTGATTATCTTATACAGTATGAAAAAGATGACAAACCAATTTGTTCGTTTTTTGTCCAATTAAAAAGTACAATGAATGAATTTAATGATAATGAAATTTTTGTCGAATTGAAAACTAGTACTATAAATTTTTGTTGCAATTGTGGAATTTTTATGGTTGTTGCTTGTGATCTTGTAAAAGAGAAGTGTTATTATGAATTTTTAGATGTTTTATTAAAAAATAAAGGTAAACTTAGTAAAAAATATAATAGATTTGTAATTTCTCGTAAAAATGAGATAACGAAAAATTTAGACATTTTTTATGAATTAGAGAAAAGAAGAGCTATTCAAACAGTGAGTTCTTTAAATGAAAATAAAAATAATTCATTTTTTAATCAAGTTATAGAAGCTAAAGTAAATGAAGATAAATTTACTCATTTAAAAAATAATGTTTATATCAGTGCCTATATACCTTATAAACATAGACTAGATCTTTCTATGCTTGTAATGTTTAATATTGATGGTTTGGATAAAAATATGTTTACGCCTTCGAAAGATTATATTTTGGAAGTATTTTTTTCTGGCTATAAAGCAGATCTCGATAAAAGAAAATGGATTGCCTTTCAGGACTCTAATGATAAAGAAAAATATATGGCAACCATAGGATTTAATAGTTTTTTCTTATCTAAAAAAACTTGTGAAGAATTTGCAAATGGATTAGATAAATTGTTTGATGCTTATTTTGATAGAATGCAAACATTAGAAAATAATCTAAAAGCTTGTTTTTATCCAAAATTTCATAAATATAAAAATGCTTACAAGCTCATAAAAATTGATAAAAATTTATGGGAAAAAATGATTTTATTTATTAAAGACAATGAAAATAAAAAAGCCAAGATACGATATTATCTGGTAGGTAACAATATACGAGTAGATTTTCAAAATAAAGAAAAAAATGTTCATGGAAATTTGATTATTAGTCCTGAAATTTATAGAGACGATGTTATTTTGATCTGGAATAGTCTTTATTGGGAATTTGATAGGTTTACTTCTTTAGATCTAGAAAAAAGTTTGCTTAATGTAGAAGATGCCCATAAATGGTTGTTTGATGAGTTTATACCGCTTGTTATTTATGATTATGAAAGAAAAAAAGATGAAGAGCGGTTTTTGTATAAAATTTTTAATTTTATAAAAATTAATAAGACTTTGGCCTTTCATGATTTTATAAAAAATTTCAAGATTAGAGAATATATAAAATCAGATTACAAACAAAATGATATGGAATTTTTGCTTACTAGATGTGAAAGTTTGCAGTCTTATTGTAAAAATCATAATGATATACTTTTTAATAATGAAGCTTTTGTTTCTCTTTATGAGGGATTGCTTATTTTAATCCAAAATTGTTCCGAACTAGATATATATTATATTTATGGAAATTTAGGAAATATTGGTTTTTGTGGAGAAAGGAATAGGGAAAATTTAATAATGGGCATTAAAAATTATTTAAAAAATAATTCTAAATTTGAAAGCAATTGTAATGTAGTTGATTTGATATTACGCAATTATGTAGCACTTATTAGAGATAATAAACAAGCATTGGAATTTAATATAACTTCAAAGCTTATAGTAAAATTACAAAATATAATAAAAATTAGCCAAATGATTGACTTAAAATTCAATTAA
- a CDS encoding helix-turn-helix transcriptional regulator, whose translation MTYEFSEDKIENFHKKIAQNVAKIRKEKGLSQLELSLEISYKSCSLVDGAEAEYKNIHFNLEHLYKISKVLNVEITEFFKGI comes from the coding sequence ATGACTTACGAATTCAGTGAAGATAAAATAGAAAATTTTCACAAAAAAATCGCACAAAATGTAGCAAAAATCAGAAAAGAAAAAGGCTTATCACAGCTTGAACTTAGTCTTGAGATCAGCTATAAATCTTGCTCATTGGTTGATGGTGCAGAAGCAGAATATAAAAATATCCATTTTAATTTAGAACATCTTTATAAAATTTCTAAGGTTTTAAATGTAGAAATTACGGAGTTTTTTAAAGGAATTTAA
- a CDS encoding FkbM family methyltransferase — protein sequence MFFTKDIGYLKDLLKRAFAIEKYQKFFYDFFLRSQKGEELAFIDAGAHVGVFSDVALASGGICYAFEPNIYLHAFLKDLYKDNEKLILSNKAVSNQNSTAIFYDEGTNAVGQGGGIVKTNHCNHKESGYEVELIDFCEFLHEILKKHKKITFVKMDIEGAEFDVLDALIEQKLYENIEYIMVETHERFFENPSQKINPLKEKIAQNNITNIFLDWI from the coding sequence TTGTTTTTCACCAAAGACATCGGTTATTTAAAAGACTTGTTAAAAAGAGCTTTTGCGATAGAAAAGTATCAAAAATTTTTTTACGATTTTTTCTTAAGAAGTCAAAAAGGTGAAGAGCTTGCCTTTATAGATGCTGGAGCACATGTAGGAGTATTTAGTGATGTGGCGTTAGCAAGTGGTGGGATTTGTTATGCTTTTGAACCAAATATTTATTTGCATGCTTTTTTAAAAGATCTTTATAAAGATAATGAAAAACTCATTTTATCAAATAAAGCCGTGTCAAATCAAAATTCCACAGCCATATTTTATGATGAAGGAACTAACGCAGTGGGGCAAGGCGGGGGAATTGTAAAAACAAATCATTGTAATCATAAAGAAAGTGGTTATGAAGTAGAGTTGATTGATTTTTGTGAATTTTTACATGAAATTCTTAAAAAGCATAAAAAAATCACCTTTGTTAAAATGGATATTGAAGGGGCTGAATTTGATGTATTAGACGCCTTAATTGAGCAAAAACTTTATGAAAATATCGAATATATAATGGTAGAAACACATGAAAGGTTTTTTGAAAATCCTAGCCAAAAAATTAATCCTTTAAAAGAAAAAATCGCTCAAAATAATATTACAAATATTTTTCTAGATTGGATTTGA